One genomic segment of Vibrio quintilis includes these proteins:
- the mutT gene encoding 8-oxo-dGTP diphosphatase MutT, with the protein MKRTHIVAAIILNTQQSQIYITKRPEHLHQGGLWEFPGGKVETDESIEAAMSRELDEEIGIEIKEQQCFEHFEYDYPDKSLVFDFMLVTAFTGEPYGKEGQSGQWVDISALGQYKFPAANIVIVEKVVKKYS; encoded by the coding sequence ATGAAGAGAACTCATATAGTTGCCGCAATTATCCTGAACACACAGCAATCACAAATCTATATCACAAAACGTCCGGAACATCTTCATCAGGGGGGGCTGTGGGAGTTTCCCGGAGGGAAAGTTGAAACGGATGAATCGATTGAAGCAGCGATGAGCCGTGAACTGGATGAAGAAATTGGTATTGAAATTAAAGAACAGCAATGTTTCGAGCACTTTGAATATGACTATCCGGATAAATCTTTGGTCTTTGACTTTATGTTAGTGACCGCATTTACCGGGGAGCCTTATGGAAAAGAAGGGCAGTCGGGTCAATGGGTAGATATCAGTGCGCTGGGACAATATAAGTTCCCGGCGGCCAACATTGTTATCGTAGAAAAAGTGGTAAAAAAATATTCATAG
- the secA gene encoding preprotein translocase subunit SecA, whose protein sequence is MITKLLTKVIGSRNDRTLRRLRKIVKQINNYEPAFEALSDDELKAKTVEFRERLSQGETLEQLLPEAFATVREASKRVFGMRHFDVQLIGGMVLNGGRIAEMRTGEGKTLTATLPAYLNALPGHGIHVVTVNDYLAKRDAETNRPLFEFLGMTVGVNVPGMMPPEKQEAYQADILYGTNNEFGFDYLRDNMAFRKEDRVQRARFFAIVDEVDSILIDEARTPLIISGPAEDSSELYTRVNALIPNLEQQEQEDSEEYRGTGHYTVDEKAKQVYFTETGQEYVEELLVESKLMAEGETLYSPANISLLHHVNAALRAHVLFEKDVDYIVNEDGEVVIVDEHTGRTMPGRRWSDGLHQAVEAKEGVKIQNENQTLASITFQNYFRLYEKLSGMTGTADTEAFEFQSIYGLDTVVIPTNRPMIRDDMPDVVYRTEAEKFAAIIEDIKERVQKGQPILVGTVSIEKSELLSQALKKAKIKHNVLNAKFHEKEAEIVAEAGMPAAVTIATNMAGRGTDIVLGGSWQAKVDQLDNPDQEQIDQIKSSWQVEHDKVLESGGLHIIGTERHESRRIDNQLRGRSGRQGDAGSSRFYLSMEDSLLRIFTSDRMAGLIQSGMDEGEAIESKLLSRSIEKAQRKVEGRNFDIRKQLLEYDDVANDQRKVVYELRDELMDAEDISEMIEQNRFDVLTTAIDEYIPPQSLDDMWNISGLQDRLKHDFDLDLPIQVWLDEDDKLYEEALRERIIEESVKVYQEKESLVGAEVLRNFEKSVMLQTLDTLWKEHLSAMDHLRQGIHLRGYAQKNPKQEYKRESFELFEDLLDSLKFDVVSVLSKVRVQQPEDVDEMEARRRAQAEEAARHAQTQHGGIREEQDENHQPMVREERKVGRNEPCPCGSGKKYKHCHGKIA, encoded by the coding sequence ATGATAACTAAGCTACTGACCAAGGTTATTGGTAGTCGCAATGACAGAACATTGCGTCGCCTGAGAAAAATAGTAAAACAAATTAATAATTATGAGCCTGCATTTGAAGCTTTATCTGACGATGAACTGAAAGCCAAAACTGTGGAATTTCGTGAGCGCCTTTCTCAGGGAGAAACTCTGGAACAATTGCTTCCGGAAGCATTTGCAACTGTTCGTGAAGCATCAAAGCGTGTTTTTGGTATGCGTCACTTTGATGTTCAGTTAATTGGCGGCATGGTTTTGAATGGTGGACGTATTGCAGAGATGAGAACCGGTGAAGGTAAAACTCTGACTGCAACGTTGCCAGCTTATCTAAATGCTTTGCCAGGGCATGGTATTCATGTTGTCACGGTGAATGACTACTTAGCGAAAAGGGATGCGGAAACAAATCGTCCCTTGTTTGAGTTTTTGGGTATGACCGTTGGTGTCAATGTTCCTGGTATGATGCCTCCGGAAAAGCAGGAAGCATATCAGGCTGATATTTTGTACGGTACAAACAATGAATTCGGTTTTGACTATCTCCGGGATAACATGGCTTTCCGCAAGGAAGATCGTGTTCAGCGTGCCCGTTTCTTTGCCATTGTCGATGAAGTGGATTCGATTTTAATTGATGAAGCCCGTACACCACTGATTATCTCAGGCCCGGCAGAAGACAGTTCAGAACTTTATACCCGGGTTAATGCTTTAATTCCAAATCTGGAACAACAGGAGCAGGAAGATTCTGAGGAGTACCGTGGAACCGGTCACTATACCGTTGATGAAAAAGCCAAACAGGTTTATTTCACTGAGACGGGTCAAGAGTATGTCGAAGAGTTATTAGTTGAAAGTAAGCTTATGGCTGAAGGTGAGACTTTGTATTCACCAGCTAATATCAGCTTATTGCACCATGTCAATGCTGCCTTACGTGCTCACGTACTATTCGAAAAAGATGTTGATTATATCGTTAATGAAGATGGTGAAGTTGTCATCGTTGACGAGCATACAGGCAGAACTATGCCGGGCAGACGCTGGTCTGATGGTTTACACCAGGCTGTTGAAGCGAAAGAAGGTGTGAAAATCCAGAATGAGAACCAGACACTGGCATCAATTACCTTCCAGAACTATTTCCGGCTTTATGAAAAACTATCAGGTATGACAGGTACAGCCGATACAGAAGCTTTTGAGTTTCAGTCCATTTATGGCCTTGATACTGTTGTCATCCCAACAAATCGCCCAATGATTCGTGATGACATGCCTGATGTTGTGTATCGAACCGAAGCTGAGAAGTTTGCAGCAATTATCGAAGATATCAAAGAGCGTGTTCAAAAAGGACAGCCAATTCTGGTGGGTACTGTCTCTATTGAGAAATCAGAGTTACTTTCCCAGGCACTGAAAAAAGCAAAAATTAAACACAATGTTCTGAATGCTAAGTTCCATGAAAAAGAAGCGGAAATTGTTGCTGAGGCTGGAATGCCCGCAGCAGTGACAATCGCAACAAACATGGCTGGCCGTGGTACAGATATTGTACTGGGAGGAAGCTGGCAGGCTAAAGTTGATCAACTGGATAATCCGGATCAGGAGCAAATCGATCAGATTAAATCATCCTGGCAAGTTGAACATGACAAAGTTCTTGAATCCGGTGGTTTACATATTATTGGTACTGAACGACATGAATCCCGCCGGATTGATAACCAGTTGCGTGGTCGTTCCGGACGGCAGGGTGATGCCGGTTCTTCCCGCTTCTATTTGTCGATGGAAGATTCTCTGCTTCGCATTTTCACTTCGGACAGAATGGCTGGCTTAATTCAAAGTGGTATGGATGAAGGTGAAGCGATTGAAAGTAAATTGCTTTCACGCTCTATAGAAAAAGCGCAGCGTAAGGTTGAAGGCCGCAACTTTGATATTCGTAAGCAGTTGCTTGAGTATGATGATGTTGCGAACGATCAGCGTAAAGTTGTTTACGAGTTACGCGATGAGCTGATGGATGCGGAAGACATTAGCGAGATGATTGAGCAAAATCGTTTCGATGTATTGACGACTGCGATTGATGAATATATTCCACCACAATCACTTGATGATATGTGGAATATCTCTGGTCTGCAGGACCGGTTGAAGCATGATTTTGATTTGGATCTGCCAATTCAGGTTTGGCTGGATGAAGATGATAAATTATACGAAGAGGCGCTGCGTGAGCGGATCATTGAAGAATCAGTGAAAGTGTACCAGGAGAAAGAGTCTCTTGTTGGCGCTGAGGTTTTACGTAATTTTGAAAAATCGGTCATGTTACAGACTCTGGATACATTGTGGAAAGAACATTTATCTGCGATGGACCACTTGCGTCAGGGGATTCATCTGCGCGGCTACGCGCAAAAGAACCCGAAACAAGAGTATAAGCGCGAATCTTTTGAACTGTTTGAAGATTTGCTGGACTCATTGAAATTTGATGTTGTTTCAGTGCTGTCAAAAGTCAGAGTTCAACAGCCTGAAGACGTTGATGAGATGGAAGCAAGACGCAGAGCTCAGGCTGAAGAAGCTGCAAGACATGCTCAAACACAGCACGGCGGTATTCGTGAGGAACAGGATGAAAATCATCAGCCAATGGTTCGTGAAGAGCGAAAGGTCGGGCGAAATGAACCTTGTCCATGTGGAAGCGGTAAAAAATATAAGCATTGCCACGGAAAAATTGCCTGA
- the lpxC gene encoding UDP-3-O-acyl-N-acetylglucosamine deacetylase, which produces MIRQRTLKEIVKTTGVGLHSGRKVTLTLRPAAVNTGIIYRRTDLNPPVDFPARPENVRDTMLCTALVNDDGVRISTVEHLTAALAGMGIDNIIVEVDAPEIPIMDGSASPFVFLLQQAGIEIQNSPKKFIRIKKPVRFEDGDKWAELVPYHGFRMDFEIDFNHPAIESTEQHLRFDFSSQSFVKDISRARTFGFMHDIEYLQSQKLCLGGGFDCAIVLDDYRILNKDGLRFSNEFVTHKVLDAIGDLYMCGHALIGEFRAYKSGHQLNNQLLRALLLNQDAWEWTTYAEEAGSPVAFAEPNMVFA; this is translated from the coding sequence ATGATCAGACAACGTACTCTGAAAGAAATCGTTAAAACAACCGGGGTAGGGCTTCACTCGGGACGTAAAGTAACGCTTACTCTTCGTCCAGCTGCCGTAAATACCGGTATTATTTATCGTCGTACGGATCTGAATCCGCCTGTGGATTTCCCGGCCAGGCCAGAGAATGTCCGGGACACAATGTTGTGTACTGCTTTAGTCAATGATGATGGTGTGCGAATTTCAACGGTAGAACATTTAACTGCTGCTCTTGCTGGTATGGGGATTGACAACATTATTGTTGAAGTAGATGCCCCTGAGATTCCAATTATGGACGGGAGTGCAAGCCCATTTGTGTTCCTTCTTCAGCAAGCAGGGATTGAAATTCAGAATTCACCTAAAAAATTTATTCGTATCAAAAAGCCTGTTCGGTTTGAAGACGGTGATAAATGGGCTGAGTTAGTGCCATATCATGGTTTTCGGATGGACTTTGAAATTGACTTCAATCACCCGGCTATTGAATCTACTGAGCAACATTTACGTTTTGATTTTTCCTCTCAGTCATTTGTAAAAGATATTTCCCGTGCCAGAACCTTTGGTTTTATGCATGATATTGAGTATTTGCAATCGCAAAAACTTTGTCTGGGTGGTGGATTTGATTGTGCAATTGTTTTGGATGATTATCGAATCTTAAATAAAGATGGCCTGCGCTTCTCAAACGAATTTGTGACGCATAAAGTACTGGATGCAATAGGTGATCTATATATGTGTGGTCATGCTTTGATTGGTGAGTTCAGAGCATACAAATCGGGTCATCAGCTGAACAACCAACTTTTGCGGGCATTGCTTTTGAATCAGGATGCCTGGGAATGGACCACTTATGCTGAAGAAGCAGGTTCTCCGGTTGCATTTGCAGAGCCAAACATGGTCTTTGCCTGA
- the ftsZ gene encoding cell division protein FtsZ, with protein MFEPMMEMSDDAVIKVVGVGGGGGNAVEHMVRESIEGVEFISVNTDAQALRKTSVSTVIQIGGDITKGLGAGANPQVGRDAALEDKEKIKESLVGADMVFIAAGMGGGTGTGGAPVIAEVAKELGILTVAVVTKPFSFEGKKRLAFAEQGIEELSKHVDSLITIPNEKLLKVLGRGITLLEAFANANDVLKNAVQGIAELITRPGMINVDFADVRTVMSEMGHAMMGSGVASGDDRAEEAAEMAISSPLLEDIDLAGARGVLVNITAGLDMRLDEFETVGNTVKAFASDNATVVIGTSLDPDMADEIRVTVVATGIGNEKKPDITLVAGGKANPPQKAPQAPVTAPVAASEEKKVASNLQGNVETKPQPSQAKTQGGGQNTAPKEKESGYLDIPAFLRRQAD; from the coding sequence ATGTTTGAACCGATGATGGAAATGTCTGACGATGCTGTAATTAAAGTCGTTGGGGTTGGTGGCGGTGGTGGTAATGCCGTAGAACACATGGTGCGTGAATCCATCGAAGGTGTGGAATTCATCAGTGTGAACACAGATGCTCAAGCACTTCGTAAGACAAGTGTCAGTACCGTAATCCAAATTGGTGGTGATATCACAAAAGGTTTGGGTGCTGGTGCAAATCCTCAAGTAGGACGTGATGCAGCTCTCGAAGATAAAGAAAAAATTAAAGAGTCACTTGTTGGCGCCGATATGGTGTTCATAGCGGCCGGAATGGGTGGCGGAACAGGAACTGGTGGTGCACCTGTCATTGCTGAAGTAGCAAAAGAGTTGGGCATACTTACCGTTGCTGTAGTGACTAAGCCATTCAGCTTTGAAGGCAAAAAGCGGTTGGCGTTTGCAGAGCAGGGAATAGAAGAATTGTCAAAGCATGTCGATTCTTTGATTACGATTCCTAATGAGAAATTGCTCAAAGTTCTGGGGCGGGGTATAACGCTTTTAGAAGCATTTGCAAATGCAAATGATGTGTTAAAAAATGCAGTTCAGGGCATTGCTGAACTGATTACCCGGCCAGGGATGATCAATGTGGACTTTGCTGACGTGAGAACTGTCATGTCTGAAATGGGCCACGCGATGATGGGAAGTGGTGTTGCCAGTGGCGATGATCGCGCAGAAGAAGCTGCTGAGATGGCGATCTCCAGCCCTCTTTTGGAAGATATCGATCTTGCAGGTGCCCGAGGGGTGCTAGTCAATATCACCGCTGGTCTTGATATGCGTTTAGATGAGTTTGAGACGGTTGGTAACACGGTCAAAGCGTTTGCTTCTGATAATGCAACAGTTGTGATAGGTACTTCGCTTGACCCTGATATGGCCGATGAAATCCGGGTTACAGTTGTTGCTACAGGAATTGGCAATGAGAAAAAACCGGATATCACGTTGGTTGCTGGTGGGAAAGCAAACCCACCTCAAAAAGCGCCTCAAGCCCCGGTTACAGCACCAGTTGCCGCTTCGGAAGAGAAGAAGGTGGCATCGAACTTGCAAGGGAATGTTGAGACAAAACCTCAGCCTTCGCAGGCAAAAACTCAGGGTGGTGGTCAGAATACCGCGCCTAAAGAGAAAGAAAGCGGTTATTTGGATATTCCTGCTTTTTTGCGTCGTCAGGCTGATTGA
- the ftsA gene encoding cell division protein FtsA, with product MTKMTDDNIIVGLDVGTACVSALVGEVLPDGQINIIGAGTSLSRGMDKGGVNDLESVVKSVQRAIDQAELMAECQINNVFLSISGKHIASRIEKGMGTISDEEVSQDDMDQAIHTAKSIKISDEQRILHVIPQEFTIDYQEGIKNPLGLSGVRMEVSVHIISCHNDMARNIIKAVERCGLKVEQLVYSGLAASNAVITEDERELGVCVVDIGAGTMDIAIWTGGALRHTEVFSYAGNAVTNDIAFAFGTPVSDAEEIKVKYGCALSELVSKDDTVNVPSVGGRPSRSLQRQTLSEVIEPRYTELMGLVHQTIDSVQEKLRMEGVKHHLAAGVVLTGGAAQIEGVVECAERVFRNQVRVGKPFEVSGLTDYVKEPYHATAVGLLHYAKDSQIIDETDYNEPKRQSMSGLIGRLRNWIQKEF from the coding sequence ATGACAAAAATGACCGATGACAACATAATTGTAGGTCTTGATGTTGGCACGGCTTGTGTCTCAGCTTTGGTTGGAGAGGTATTGCCTGATGGCCAGATTAATATAATCGGAGCCGGTACGAGCCTTTCCAGAGGCATGGACAAAGGTGGTGTCAACGATTTAGAGTCAGTTGTAAAGTCTGTTCAGCGGGCAATAGATCAAGCTGAGTTGATGGCTGAATGCCAGATTAACAATGTATTTCTTTCTATTTCAGGAAAACATATTGCCAGCCGCATAGAAAAAGGTATGGGGACTATTTCTGATGAGGAAGTCTCACAGGACGACATGGATCAGGCCATTCATACCGCAAAGTCAATAAAAATAAGTGATGAACAGCGAATTCTTCATGTCATTCCTCAAGAATTTACAATTGATTACCAGGAAGGTATAAAAAATCCGCTAGGCTTATCAGGTGTACGTATGGAAGTTAGTGTGCACATCATTTCGTGCCATAATGATATGGCACGAAATATTATTAAAGCGGTTGAAAGATGTGGTTTAAAAGTTGAACAGTTAGTTTATTCTGGTTTAGCTGCGAGTAATGCTGTAATTACTGAAGATGAACGAGAACTCGGTGTTTGCGTCGTTGATATTGGCGCTGGCACAATGGATATTGCAATTTGGACAGGTGGAGCTTTACGACATACAGAAGTGTTCTCCTATGCAGGTAATGCGGTGACGAATGATATCGCGTTTGCGTTTGGGACGCCTGTAAGTGATGCCGAAGAAATTAAAGTGAAGTATGGTTGTGCTTTGAGTGAACTGGTAAGTAAGGACGATACTGTGAATGTTCCCAGTGTTGGGGGACGTCCTTCCCGAAGTTTACAACGACAAACCTTGTCTGAAGTTATAGAGCCTCGCTACACTGAATTAATGGGGCTTGTTCATCAAACAATAGACTCAGTTCAGGAAAAGCTCAGAATGGAAGGTGTAAAACATCATTTGGCTGCCGGAGTAGTTCTGACTGGAGGTGCCGCACAAATTGAAGGTGTAGTTGAATGTGCGGAGCGCGTGTTTCGAAATCAAGTCAGGGTCGGGAAACCTTTCGAGGTCAGTGGACTTACTGATTATGTTAAAGAGCCGTACCATGCGACGGCTGTTGGTTTACTTCATTATGCAAAAGATAGTCAGATTATTGATGAGACAGACTACAATGAGCCAAAGCGTCAGTCTATGTCTGGTTTGATTGGACGCTTGCGTAACTGGATACAAAAAGAGTTTTAA
- a CDS encoding cell division protein FtsQ/DivIB, with translation MKLVLEDGHQQSETSWIKQHASGCVFLFFVFTVVCVLLYATLSWMWDDNRLPLSKIILQGDLEYVTAQDVQHAFARLEHIGTFMSQDVDELQACVQEIPWVSHASIRKQWPNTIKVFLTEHQVQAIWNGQALIDTHGIVFNGDPGLVHGEYARLYGPEDSGSEVLNMWREYNPLFNKVGLNISSLVLNERRAWQVILDNGIRLELGKESISERIKRFFMLYQYLGQDVDKISYIDLRYDTGAAVGWFPQQDLGQNSTNDKNDR, from the coding sequence ATGAAATTAGTTTTAGAGGATGGTCATCAGCAATCAGAAACATCATGGATAAAACAACATGCCAGTGGCTGTGTTTTTTTATTTTTTGTTTTTACTGTTGTATGTGTGTTGCTATATGCCACATTAAGCTGGATGTGGGATGATAATCGGTTGCCTCTGTCTAAAATTATATTACAGGGGGACTTGGAATATGTTACAGCACAAGATGTTCAGCACGCTTTTGCCAGGTTAGAGCATATTGGGACTTTTATGTCTCAGGATGTGGATGAATTACAAGCGTGCGTTCAGGAAATTCCATGGGTTTCACATGCATCCATCCGAAAGCAGTGGCCGAATACGATTAAGGTTTTTTTGACTGAACATCAGGTTCAGGCAATATGGAACGGACAAGCCTTAATTGATACGCATGGTATTGTTTTTAATGGTGACCCGGGGCTTGTGCATGGTGAATATGCCCGGCTATATGGCCCGGAAGATTCAGGTTCTGAAGTTCTCAATATGTGGCGAGAGTATAATCCGTTATTTAACAAAGTCGGATTAAATATTTCTTCTCTTGTTCTGAATGAACGGCGAGCCTGGCAAGTTATACTGGATAATGGCATTCGGCTGGAGTTGGGTAAAGAATCCATCTCAGAAAGAATTAAGCGTTTTTTTATGCTTTATCAGTATCTTGGCCAGGATGTTGACAAGATAAGTTATATTGACCTCAGGTATGATACTGGTGCTGCTGTGGGATGGTTTCCTCAGCAAGATTTAGGACAAAATAGTACAAATGACAAAAATGACCGATGA
- the murC gene encoding UDP-N-acetylmuramate--L-alanine ligase, with translation MTIKHTPDLTQLRAIIPEMRRVKSIHFVGIGGAGMSGIAEVLLNEGYRVTGSDIAENPVTKRLRAKGAEIFIGHLPENVAQASVVVVSTAIDKDNPEILEAKEKRIPVVRRAEMLAELMRFRHGIAVAGTHGKTTTTALVTQIYFEAGLDPTFVNGGLVKSAGTNARLGSSRILIAEADESDASFLHLQPMVSIVTNIEADHMDTYQGNFDSLKQTFIDFIHKLPFYGQAILCIDDPVIRELIPQISRQVITYGFSTDADVQIEDYAQIGQQGKFTITRKGENSLPITLNIPGRHNALNAAAAIAVATEDEIQDDVILRAMENTQGTGRRFDDLGEFETGNGQVMLVDDYGHHPTEVSVTIQAARNGWPEKRLVMIFQPHRYSRTRDLYDDFVNTLEKVDVLIMLDVYAAGEKPIAGADGRSLCRTIRSRGKLDPIFVSDSQVLPSVLANVLQDGDLLLTQGAGDIGRVAKQLAALELQIEKMKLME, from the coding sequence ATGACAATTAAACATACACCTGATTTAACACAACTTCGGGCAATTATTCCTGAAATGCGCAGAGTTAAGAGTATCCATTTCGTTGGAATCGGCGGTGCGGGTATGAGTGGCATTGCAGAAGTTTTGTTGAATGAAGGCTATCGTGTAACTGGCTCAGATATTGCAGAGAATCCGGTCACAAAAAGATTACGGGCAAAAGGAGCCGAAATTTTTATCGGGCACTTGCCGGAAAATGTTGCTCAGGCAAGTGTTGTCGTCGTTTCTACTGCTATTGATAAAGATAATCCTGAAATACTGGAAGCTAAAGAAAAGCGAATTCCGGTCGTCAGAAGGGCGGAGATGCTGGCAGAACTCATGCGTTTCCGGCATGGGATTGCAGTCGCAGGCACGCATGGTAAGACCACCACAACTGCATTAGTGACGCAGATTTATTTTGAGGCAGGCCTGGATCCGACTTTTGTGAATGGCGGTTTGGTGAAAAGCGCCGGCACCAATGCCCGGCTGGGTTCAAGCCGGATTTTGATTGCGGAAGCTGATGAGAGTGATGCATCATTCCTTCATCTGCAACCTATGGTAAGTATTGTTACAAATATTGAAGCGGATCATATGGATACCTATCAGGGTAACTTCGATTCCCTGAAACAGACGTTTATCGATTTCATTCATAAACTTCCGTTCTATGGCCAGGCTATTTTATGTATTGATGACCCGGTTATCCGGGAGTTAATTCCTCAAATCAGCCGGCAAGTGATTACCTATGGTTTTTCCACAGATGCAGATGTGCAAATAGAGGACTATGCTCAAATAGGACAGCAGGGTAAATTTACAATTACCCGTAAAGGTGAGAATTCATTACCTATTACTTTGAATATTCCTGGTCGCCATAATGCTTTGAATGCAGCTGCAGCAATTGCTGTCGCAACAGAAGATGAAATACAGGATGATGTGATTCTCCGGGCAATGGAAAATACTCAGGGAACCGGACGGCGTTTTGATGATCTGGGTGAGTTTGAAACCGGCAATGGGCAAGTGATGCTGGTCGATGATTATGGCCATCATCCGACGGAAGTCAGCGTAACGATTCAGGCCGCAAGGAACGGCTGGCCGGAAAAAAGGCTCGTGATGATTTTTCAACCGCATCGTTACAGCCGGACCAGAGATTTATATGATGACTTTGTGAATACATTAGAGAAAGTTGATGTATTGATTATGCTGGATGTATACGCGGCAGGAGAAAAGCCCATTGCAGGGGCAGATGGCCGTTCTTTGTGCAGAACGATCAGAAGCCGGGGGAAACTGGATCCGATTTTTGTTTCTGACAGTCAGGTTTTACCCTCTGTTCTGGCAAATGTATTACAAGATGGTGACCTGCTCCTGACTCAGGGGGCTGGTGATATTGGCAGAGTGGCAAAGCAACTCGCAGCGTTGGAGCTTCAGATAGAAAAAATGAAACTAATGGAATAG
- the murG gene encoding undecaprenyldiphospho-muramoylpentapeptide beta-N-acetylglucosaminyltransferase has protein sequence MVMAGGTGGHVFPGLAVAKVLQQQGWEIRWLGTADRMEADLVPRHQIGIDFIQIKGLRGQSLLRLVKAPFQIIQAIIQARRHMKRFQPDVVLGMGGYVSGPGGVAAWSLGIPVVLHEQNAVAGLTNRWLSKIAKRVFQAFPGAFEHAEVVGNPVRRDVIELASPQERMKDRQGAIRILVMGGSQGARILNQTLPQSVALLEEAFDICHQAGKGQQAEVETLYEQQGVSQVKVTEFIDDVAEIYQWADIVVCRSGALTVSEISSAGVAAIFVPFMHKDRQQALNAEHLIQHGAAKMIEQPDLSPRKMADAIAALKREQLVNMAIKARDLAKNDADKIVADAIIALTE, from the coding sequence ATGGTGATGGCCGGTGGTACCGGAGGACATGTTTTTCCCGGACTGGCGGTTGCAAAAGTGTTGCAGCAACAAGGGTGGGAGATCCGCTGGCTTGGCACTGCCGATCGGATGGAAGCTGATTTAGTTCCCCGCCATCAGATTGGGATTGATTTTATTCAGATAAAAGGATTGAGAGGACAAAGCCTTCTGCGTTTAGTGAAGGCACCATTCCAGATTATTCAGGCAATCATTCAGGCTCGCCGGCATATGAAGCGTTTTCAGCCTGATGTTGTTTTAGGCATGGGCGGATACGTGAGTGGTCCCGGTGGTGTTGCAGCATGGTCACTTGGTATTCCTGTGGTGTTACACGAGCAAAATGCGGTGGCCGGGCTCACGAACCGGTGGCTTTCTAAAATTGCAAAGCGGGTCTTTCAGGCATTCCCCGGTGCTTTTGAACATGCTGAGGTCGTCGGTAACCCCGTCAGACGGGATGTGATTGAACTGGCGTCGCCTCAGGAGCGAATGAAAGATCGTCAGGGAGCCATTCGTATTCTTGTGATGGGCGGAAGCCAGGGGGCTCGGATTTTAAATCAAACCCTGCCACAATCGGTTGCTTTGCTGGAAGAAGCGTTTGACATTTGCCATCAGGCAGGAAAAGGACAGCAAGCGGAAGTTGAAACTTTATATGAGCAACAAGGTGTTTCTCAGGTTAAAGTGACTGAGTTCATCGATGATGTGGCTGAAATTTATCAGTGGGCCGATATCGTTGTATGCCGCTCGGGCGCTTTGACGGTTTCAGAAATTTCATCCGCCGGGGTTGCCGCGATATTTGTTCCATTTATGCATAAAGACAGGCAGCAGGCATTAAATGCGGAACATCTTATTCAGCATGGTGCAGCTAAAATGATCGAGCAACCCGACTTGTCTCCCCGGAAAATGGCGGATGCAATTGCTGCTCTGAAAAGAGAACAGTTGGTCAATATGGCGATAAAAGCCCGTGATTTGGCGAAGAATGACGCAGATAAAATCGTTGCTGATGCAATTATTGCTTTAACAGAGTAG